In Pelosinus sp. UFO1, one genomic interval encodes:
- a CDS encoding FeoA family protein, translated as MNTLSTTVPLSSLGIGSICQVVSLNLQGLLRRRILDLGMVPGTPVQCIRKSPSGDPIAYLVRDTLIALRSEDASQITVNLTN; from the coding sequence ATGAATACATTATCAACTACTGTTCCATTATCATCCTTAGGGATAGGATCTATTTGTCAAGTCGTATCCCTTAATTTGCAAGGTTTATTACGCCGACGCATTCTTGATCTAGGTATGGTTCCTGGGACACCTGTGCAATGTATACGAAAAAGTCCATCAGGAGATCCAATAGCTTACTTAGTGAGAGATACTCTCATTGCTTTACGCAGTGAAGATGCTAGCCAAATTACTGTTAATCTCACCAACTAA
- a CDS encoding FeoB small GTPase domain-containing protein produces MSNNRDEHHRILHEHFGITTRPGQFTVALAGNPNVGKSTVFNALTGLHQHTGNWPGKTVDNAQGNFTYLDHSFLMVDLPGTYSILAHTVEEQVARDFICFGKPDATLVVLDATCLERNLNLALQVMEITSKVIVCVNLMDEATKKNIQINIPALQKELGVPVIATAARNGVGLDELRQGLYEMSIGSCIGTPRQIKYSPEVENAIQQLLPNIARVIGPNLNSRWVALRLLDGDQAFIKSITSYLGLSLTYLQEAAV; encoded by the coding sequence ATGAGCAATAATCGTGATGAACACCATAGGATTTTACATGAGCATTTTGGCATTACAACGCGTCCAGGACAATTTACCGTAGCCTTAGCTGGTAATCCGAATGTGGGTAAGAGTACTGTATTTAATGCGCTAACAGGATTACACCAGCATACAGGTAACTGGCCTGGAAAAACAGTTGATAATGCCCAAGGCAATTTTACCTATCTTGACCACTCTTTTTTAATGGTAGATTTACCTGGTACCTATTCCATCTTGGCTCATACTGTCGAAGAGCAAGTAGCCAGAGACTTTATTTGTTTTGGCAAACCCGATGCTACACTAGTAGTACTTGATGCCACTTGTCTCGAACGCAATCTCAATTTAGCTTTGCAAGTCATGGAGATAACGTCTAAAGTGATTGTTTGTGTCAATTTGATGGATGAAGCGACAAAAAAAAATATACAAATCAATATTCCTGCCTTACAAAAAGAATTGGGCGTGCCAGTTATCGCCACTGCCGCCCGAAATGGAGTAGGCCTTGACGAACTACGTCAAGGGTTATATGAAATGTCTATAGGCTCGTGCATAGGAACCCCTAGACAAATTAAGTATTCTCCGGAAGTAGAAAATGCAATCCAACAACTCCTACCTAATATTGCAAGAGTAATAGGCCCTAATTTAAATTCTCGATGGGTAGCACTACGCCTGCTAGATGGTGATCAGGCTTTTATAAAAAGTATTACAAGCTACTTAGGTTTGAGTTTGACATATTTACAGGAGGCCGCAGTATGA
- a CDS encoding NADH:flavin oxidoreductase has translation MSYLLQSLQAGSLALANRLVMPPMATSKADSDGKVNSGVLDYYTEKSEGGYLSLVIIEHSFIQQTGKASENQLSVADDSVIEELRKLANVIHRNGAKAIMQINHAGSAADEKVIGEIPVGPSVLANPRKGTIPRELTHQDITAIVKAFQNAARRVKEAGFDGVEIHSAHGYLLNQFFSPLTNKRVDEYGGEVHNRIRLHLQVIAAVREVVGDDYPILLRLGASDYIEGGTAIEDSKTAAQEFEKAGINILDISGGFSGYIVPGNNSQGYFAPLTEAIKQVVSIPVILTGGIIDAQVAEQLLAEGKADLIGVGRAVFKDSNWAKKAVESLR, from the coding sequence ATGTCATATTTACTTCAATCATTGCAAGCGGGTTCTTTGGCATTGGCTAATCGCTTAGTTATGCCGCCAATGGCTACCTCTAAAGCTGATAGTGATGGCAAAGTAAACTCAGGAGTACTAGATTACTATACGGAAAAATCCGAGGGCGGGTATTTGTCACTTGTTATCATAGAACATAGTTTTATTCAGCAGACAGGCAAGGCCAGTGAAAATCAGCTTTCTGTTGCCGATGATAGTGTAATAGAAGAATTAAGAAAGTTAGCAAATGTGATTCATCGTAATGGAGCTAAGGCTATCATGCAAATTAATCATGCGGGGAGTGCAGCTGATGAAAAGGTTATCGGCGAAATTCCCGTGGGACCTTCTGTCCTAGCCAATCCACGCAAAGGAACAATTCCTAGGGAACTTACCCACCAGGATATTACTGCTATTGTCAAAGCGTTTCAAAATGCTGCCCGTCGCGTCAAAGAAGCTGGTTTTGACGGAGTGGAAATTCATTCTGCCCATGGATACCTGTTGAACCAATTTTTTTCTCCTTTAACAAACAAGCGTGTGGATGAATACGGTGGAGAAGTGCACAACCGTATTCGCCTTCATCTGCAAGTCATAGCAGCGGTACGTGAAGTCGTGGGTGATGATTATCCCATTCTATTGCGCTTAGGAGCTTCGGATTATATAGAGGGCGGAACAGCGATTGAAGATAGCAAAACTGCCGCACAAGAATTTGAAAAAGCTGGTATTAATATCTTAGATATATCGGGTGGTTTTTCAGGTTATATTGTACCTGGCAACAACTCACAAGGCTATTTTGCCCCACTTACCGAAGCGATTAAGCAAGTTGTGTCCATCCCTGTCATCCTTACTGGTGGTATTATTGATGCGCAAGTGGCTGAGCAATTACTGGCAGAAGGTAAAGCAGACCTTATTGGTGTAGGTAGAGCTGTATTTAAAGATTCTAACTGGGCGAAAAAAGCAGTTGAAAGTCTTCGTTAA
- a CDS encoding AEC family transporter: MDVKLKLAYIFMDLILPLVLGYLFRRKKYLSEVNCNKMIVFNILVLSTALSILSFWTLPLKLELMWLPLFGILLSIIPGTTAFLISSNKYDNGLEKGSYLVSAILSNIGTLGGLCAYIIFGEAAFAYTQIVGLFQGLVLFLFCFPMAQYYKMKSNPTGENKKLTFGAMFFNRNQLPVVGLVIGILLCLGGVPRPDFLGAVFDPLVHLCAWTALIPAGYSIEFSGMKQYYGTTLDLLPIKFIITPVLGYLLARELFTDPALLGTILIIASVPTGINAIVTARLYGLNLHVSGAAFVVTTAVFLVIVYPILFFWITTNNVGMIH; this comes from the coding sequence ATGGATGTAAAATTAAAGTTAGCATATATTTTTATGGATCTTATCCTGCCCTTGGTATTAGGTTATCTATTTCGCCGCAAAAAGTATCTAAGCGAAGTAAATTGTAATAAGATGATTGTATTCAATATTCTAGTATTGTCCACTGCTCTGTCCATTCTTAGTTTTTGGACTTTGCCTTTGAAGTTGGAGTTAATGTGGCTGCCCCTCTTTGGAATCTTACTTAGCATCATTCCTGGTACTACTGCCTTTTTAATATCAAGTAATAAGTATGATAATGGGTTAGAGAAGGGGAGTTACTTAGTATCTGCTATTCTTTCCAATATTGGTACATTAGGTGGACTTTGTGCTTATATTATTTTTGGGGAAGCGGCATTTGCCTATACGCAGATTGTAGGCTTATTTCAAGGACTGGTATTATTCTTATTTTGTTTCCCCATGGCACAATATTATAAAATGAAAAGCAATCCTACAGGTGAAAATAAAAAACTTACTTTTGGAGCTATGTTTTTTAACCGCAACCAGTTACCAGTTGTGGGTTTAGTCATTGGTATATTGCTATGTTTAGGCGGCGTTCCCCGTCCCGATTTTTTAGGTGCAGTATTTGACCCACTCGTTCATCTTTGCGCCTGGACGGCTCTAATTCCAGCAGGGTATTCCATTGAATTTTCAGGGATGAAACAGTATTATGGTACTACACTTGATCTGCTTCCGATAAAGTTTATTATTACGCCAGTGCTAGGCTATTTACTAGCAAGAGAACTTTTCACCGATCCGGCATTGCTTGGCACTATTTTGATAATCGCTAGTGTACCTACTGGAATTAATGCAATTGTAACTGCTAGGCTATATGGATTGAATCTACATGTGTCTGGTGCAGCCTTTGTAGTAACGACTGCCGTTTTTTTAGTAATTGTATATCCGATCTTATTTTTTTGGATTACAACAAATAACGTAGGTATGATTCATTAA
- a CDS encoding helix-turn-helix domain-containing protein: MIDMKEIVAASVNYIENNIYNKISLDDIAQQSGISKYHLHRMFKSLTGESLMEYVQSRKLSSSINELIHTNMRIIDIALDYGFDYEQSYIRAFRKKFGHTPLKVRLENLSVIIKEKLNIHDILSLNNSIIYKPFFVYKPKMYLVGKQHKIVSKSGDKTANGYGNDFYYNHSHKIVNAVNPAVYFGYTDWSRNDEGYIYYIPSLEVPNLSHIPEGMKGISIPAHKYVAFRFVGFFHPNDINGRQVGRLLVHMYSKWIFKSGFKFADTFRFEYIDTSISKDNYCELDIYQPIMENDRNGLF; this comes from the coding sequence ATGATAGATATGAAAGAGATTGTAGCGGCAAGTGTTAATTATATTGAGAATAACATCTATAACAAGATTAGCTTAGATGATATTGCCCAGCAATCAGGTATATCAAAATATCATTTGCATAGAATGTTTAAGTCATTAACAGGTGAGTCTTTGATGGAGTATGTTCAGTCACGAAAACTTTCGTCTAGTATAAACGAATTGATTCATACCAATATGAGAATTATTGATATTGCTTTAGATTATGGTTTTGATTATGAACAGTCTTATATAAGGGCCTTTCGTAAAAAGTTTGGGCATACACCGCTAAAAGTACGTTTAGAAAATCTATCCGTAATCATTAAGGAAAAATTGAATATACATGATATTTTATCCCTTAATAATTCCATTATATATAAGCCATTTTTCGTTTATAAACCAAAAATGTATTTAGTTGGTAAGCAACATAAAATAGTAAGTAAATCTGGTGATAAGACTGCCAATGGCTATGGGAATGATTTTTATTATAATCATTCCCATAAGATTGTAAATGCAGTGAACCCAGCAGTATATTTTGGTTATACAGACTGGAGTAGAAATGATGAGGGATATATTTATTATATTCCCTCTCTTGAAGTCCCCAATCTATCTCATATACCCGAAGGGATGAAAGGAATCTCAATACCGGCGCATAAATATGTGGCCTTTCGTTTTGTAGGATTTTTTCATCCCAATGATATTAATGGCAGGCAAGTAGGACGGTTATTAGTTCATATGTATTCCAAATGGATTTTTAAGTCAGGTTTTAAGTTTGCTGATACCTTTCGATTTGAGTATATTGATACTTCTATATCAAAAGATAATTATTGTGAATTGGATATATACCAACCTATCATGGAAAATGATAGGAATGGTTTATTCTAG
- a CDS encoding nucleoside recognition domain-containing protein → MNATIKPMMTLEEICIEAEKIRLNHENLGDQIVSDIYANAEAIARPAITKQISENRSWDSKLDDILTSRLFGYPIMLLLLSTIFWITITGANVPSEIIGDALFAFQDQLLVWFEIAGAPNWLTGVLVLGMYRGLAWVVAVMLPPMAIFFPLFTLLEDLGYLPRVAFNLDNLFKKCHACGKQILTMCMGFGCNAAGVISCRIIDSPRERLIAVLTNNFVPCNGRFPTLIAIATIFMGGMFISELETVVASLVVTCLVMLGVLVTFAVSWALSHTILKGEASSLVLELPPYRKPQFGPIFYRSLIDRTVFVLKRAIIMAAPAGAITWLLANIYIGELSIIGHLAAWLQPLGYAIGLDGFILLAFILGLPANEIVMPILLMCYLSSGQMMEFESLEELRNILIHNNWTWLTAVCTMLFCLLHWPCTTALLSAYKETGSKKWTFLTFIIPTTVAFLVCFLVAQTARLLNLV, encoded by the coding sequence ATGAATGCTACAATTAAACCTATGATGACTTTAGAAGAAATATGCATTGAAGCGGAAAAAATCCGTCTCAATCATGAAAATTTAGGCGATCAAATTGTTTCTGACATTTATGCCAACGCCGAGGCGATAGCTAGGCCGGCGATTACAAAACAAATTTCTGAAAATCGCAGTTGGGATAGTAAGCTAGACGATATTCTAACCTCACGACTATTCGGGTATCCAATTATGCTGCTATTACTTAGTACCATCTTTTGGATCACAATAACCGGAGCAAATGTTCCTTCAGAGATAATTGGAGATGCGCTTTTTGCTTTTCAAGATCAATTATTAGTATGGTTTGAAATCGCTGGAGCACCAAATTGGTTAACTGGTGTGCTCGTCCTTGGTATGTATCGAGGGCTAGCTTGGGTTGTAGCTGTTATGTTGCCGCCTATGGCGATATTTTTCCCATTATTCACCCTCTTAGAGGATCTTGGTTACTTACCAAGAGTAGCTTTTAATTTAGATAATCTATTTAAAAAGTGTCATGCCTGCGGTAAACAAATTCTCACTATGTGTATGGGCTTCGGCTGTAACGCCGCTGGAGTGATCTCCTGTCGTATTATCGACTCTCCAAGAGAACGTCTGATTGCCGTTTTAACTAATAATTTTGTGCCATGCAATGGACGCTTTCCCACGCTAATCGCCATTGCTACTATCTTTATGGGCGGCATGTTTATTTCAGAGCTAGAAACTGTAGTGGCTTCTCTCGTAGTTACGTGCTTGGTTATGCTTGGAGTTTTAGTAACTTTTGCCGTATCTTGGGCATTATCCCACACTATATTAAAAGGGGAAGCGTCTTCTTTAGTCTTAGAGCTCCCGCCCTATCGCAAACCCCAATTCGGTCCTATCTTTTATCGTTCTCTCATCGACCGCACTGTCTTTGTCTTAAAACGAGCCATCATAATGGCAGCCCCAGCAGGTGCCATCACCTGGCTGCTGGCAAATATCTACATAGGAGAATTAAGTATTATTGGTCACTTGGCGGCTTGGCTGCAGCCTCTCGGTTATGCCATTGGCCTTGATGGTTTTATCCTCTTAGCTTTTATCCTGGGCCTGCCTGCGAATGAAATTGTTATGCCAATCCTTTTAATGTGTTATTTATCCTCAGGTCAGATGATGGAGTTTGAAAGTCTTGAGGAACTGCGAAATATTCTGATCCATAATAATTGGACTTGGCTAACGGCCGTTTGTACTATGCTGTTTTGCCTATTACATTGGCCTTGCACTACTGCCCTTCTATCTGCTTACAAAGAAACGGGTAGTAAAAAATGGACCTTTCTGACTTTCATAATTCCCACTACAGTTGCATTTTTGGTATGCTTTTTAGTAGCCCAGACAGCACGACTACTTAACCTAGTATAA
- the htpG gene encoding molecular chaperone HtpG, which yields MSQAAKTKQTMEFQAETKQLLDLMIHSIYTNKEIFLRELISNASDAIDKIRFESLTNHDLLEGDSNFEIFIVPDEATHTLSISDNGIGMTYDEVVENIGTIAKSGTKSFLQKLKEKETATDNELIGQFGVGFYSAFMVSDKVTLITRAPGQAKGVKWQSSGDGTYTIEEVDKEKRGTTISITLNEEFRSAGGSKDNFLNRHTIEELIKKYSDYIRYPIKMNFIKEEKPKDEDGKVIEDAPATQTVEIRTLNSMTPLWTRNKNEISAEEYHTFYKNLFHDWEDPLELIHSKAEGTVEYTSLLFIPSRAPFDLYTQKTTSGIRLYSKQVFIMDNCQDLLPEYLRFVKGLVDSSDFSLNISRELLQHSKQLKLIGKNLEKSVLKTLENLLSKDRPKYETFWKEFGKAIKVGAYTDFQSRDKLKDLLLFASSHATEELTTLDDYTKRIAENQKVIYYATGKDRASVERLPQMELLKEKGIEVLYLYDQVDEFTIDALQEYKEKKFQSISRGELNLDDIDSPEAKKDTEAILKENESLIKAIKEQLKGKIADVKISNRLKSSAVCLVSDDNGISLSMEQILSEMNNTMYKASRILELNPNHDVFHVLKDLHEATPDSEAFKDYCDLLYVQAMLIEGLLPEDPISFANKVSNLMARKGN from the coding sequence ATGAGCCAAGCAGCAAAAACGAAACAAACTATGGAATTTCAAGCGGAAACTAAGCAATTATTAGATTTGATGATTCACTCTATTTATACAAATAAGGAAATCTTTTTAAGAGAACTTATCTCTAACGCCTCCGATGCTATCGATAAAATTCGTTTCGAGTCTTTAACAAATCATGATTTACTCGAAGGAGACTCCAATTTTGAAATTTTCATTGTTCCCGATGAAGCCACTCATACCCTAAGCATATCGGATAATGGTATTGGTATGACCTATGATGAAGTCGTCGAAAATATTGGGACCATTGCCAAATCAGGAACTAAATCCTTCTTGCAGAAATTAAAAGAGAAGGAAACAGCTACTGACAATGAATTAATCGGCCAATTTGGCGTAGGTTTTTACTCTGCCTTTATGGTTTCCGATAAAGTAACCCTAATCACTCGTGCCCCTGGACAAGCAAAAGGTGTCAAATGGCAGTCTAGCGGAGATGGAACCTATACGATTGAAGAAGTGGATAAGGAAAAACGGGGTACTACCATTAGTATCACCCTTAATGAAGAGTTTCGTTCTGCAGGCGGCTCTAAAGACAATTTTCTAAACCGTCATACCATCGAAGAATTAATAAAAAAATATTCGGATTACATCCGTTACCCAATTAAAATGAACTTCATTAAAGAAGAAAAACCAAAAGATGAAGATGGCAAGGTAATCGAAGATGCGCCAGCAACCCAAACAGTAGAGATTCGTACCTTAAACTCAATGACTCCTTTATGGACTCGTAATAAGAACGAAATCTCGGCAGAAGAATATCATACCTTTTACAAAAATCTCTTTCATGACTGGGAAGATCCACTAGAACTTATTCATTCCAAAGCAGAAGGAACAGTAGAGTACACAAGCTTACTCTTTATCCCTTCCCGTGCGCCTTTTGATTTGTACACTCAAAAAACTACTTCTGGAATTCGCCTCTATTCAAAACAAGTCTTCATCATGGACAACTGCCAAGATCTACTCCCAGAATATTTGCGTTTCGTTAAAGGCTTAGTGGATTCCTCCGACTTCTCCCTTAACATCTCTAGGGAGCTGTTGCAACACAGTAAGCAATTAAAGCTAATTGGCAAAAATCTAGAGAAAAGCGTATTAAAAACTTTAGAAAATTTACTCTCCAAAGATCGTCCTAAATACGAAACCTTCTGGAAGGAATTTGGTAAGGCTATTAAAGTGGGAGCTTACACGGATTTCCAAAGCCGCGATAAATTAAAAGATTTATTACTCTTCGCTTCTTCCCACGCAACTGAAGAGTTGACTACTTTGGATGACTATACGAAGCGTATAGCGGAAAACCAAAAAGTCATTTATTATGCGACAGGTAAAGATCGAGCTTCCGTAGAACGCTTACCACAAATGGAACTGCTGAAAGAAAAAGGGATTGAAGTTCTCTACCTATATGATCAGGTTGATGAATTTACAATCGATGCTTTACAAGAGTATAAAGAGAAAAAGTTCCAGTCCATTAGCCGCGGGGAATTAAACTTGGATGATATCGACTCTCCTGAAGCTAAAAAAGATACGGAAGCTATATTAAAAGAAAATGAGTCTCTAATTAAGGCCATCAAAGAACAATTGAAAGGCAAGATAGCGGATGTGAAGATTAGTAATCGTCTGAAATCCAGTGCTGTCTGCTTGGTTAGTGATGATAATGGCATTAGTCTTTCCATGGAGCAAATCTTGTCAGAAATGAATAATACCATGTACAAAGCTAGCAGAATTCTAGAATTAAATCCAAATCACGATGTGTTCCATGTCTTAAAGGATTTACATGAAGCTACTCCTGATTCAGAAGCCTTCAAAGACTATTGCGACCTATTGTATGTGCAGGCAATGTTAATTGAAGGTCTACTCCCAGAAGACCCTATCAGCTTTGCAAATAAAGTATCCAACTTAATGGCGCGAAAAGGGAATTAG
- a CDS encoding multidrug resistance efflux transporter family protein translates to MKVILIGILASFFFASTFVLNRAMDLSGGSWIWSASLRYFFSLPFLVLLVMKRQNMKALLDEMSRKPLVWFRWSTIGFGLFYAPLCFAAANNPAWLVAGTWQITIVAGSLLVPFFYDEIKTAHGTLKIRHKIPKKEVCTSLFILLGVGLLQNSGSERVGDVWMMLIGVLPVLIAAFAYPLGNRKMMAVCKERLDVYQRVLGMTIASMPFWIILAIYGVGTVGLPSSEQVVQSFIVGIFSGVIATVLFFLATDMAKGDPKKLSAVEATQAGEVFFAVVGEVIFLGGKIPTGWSLVGIVVIVIGMVLHSINLGKENQK, encoded by the coding sequence ATGAAGGTAATCCTTATTGGAATATTAGCATCTTTCTTTTTCGCATCTACGTTTGTTTTAAATCGTGCCATGGATTTATCGGGAGGAAGTTGGATTTGGAGTGCTTCCTTACGATACTTCTTTTCTTTACCTTTCTTAGTGTTGCTAGTCATGAAGCGCCAAAATATGAAAGCACTCCTGGATGAAATGAGCAGGAAACCCTTAGTCTGGTTTCGTTGGAGCACCATTGGCTTTGGATTATTTTATGCACCTTTATGTTTTGCTGCAGCAAATAATCCAGCTTGGCTCGTCGCAGGAACGTGGCAAATTACCATTGTTGCAGGTTCGTTATTAGTACCTTTTTTTTATGATGAAATAAAAACAGCACATGGTACCTTGAAAATTAGACATAAGATTCCCAAAAAAGAAGTATGTACCTCTCTATTTATCTTACTGGGAGTGGGATTATTACAAAATAGTGGTAGTGAACGAGTAGGGGATGTATGGATGATGCTAATCGGTGTATTGCCAGTCCTAATTGCAGCCTTTGCCTATCCTTTAGGGAATCGAAAAATGATGGCGGTGTGTAAAGAACGGCTGGATGTGTATCAGCGGGTATTAGGTATGACTATAGCCAGTATGCCCTTTTGGATAATACTAGCCATATATGGGGTGGGGACTGTCGGTTTACCCAGTTCAGAGCAGGTGGTTCAGTCTTTTATTGTTGGGATTTTTTCTGGCGTCATCGCCACTGTTTTATTTTTTCTTGCAACGGATATGGCAAAAGGCGACCCCAAAAAACTTTCTGCTGTTGAGGCTACGCAAGCAGGAGAGGTATTTTTTGCGGTAGTAGGTGAGGTAATATTTTTAGGTGGAAAAATACCTACTGGGTGGTCATTGGTTGGAATCGTTGTTATTGTAATCGGTATGGTATTACATAGTATAAATTTAGGCAAAGAGAATCAAAAATAG
- the fabF gene encoding beta-ketoacyl-ACP synthase II, giving the protein MNRRVVITGMGAVSSLGCGADTLWNSIKQGKSGISRIERIDVSDLPTQVGAEVRDFDANQFVEKKEIKRLDRFTQYALAATQMAVEEAKIDFAAVDKERVGVIIGTGIGGIETIENQHSLLLEKGTNRISPFLVPMMLPNMAAGLVAIKYGAKGFTECTVSACASSTNAIGDAYKIIQRNAADVMIAGGAEASITRLALAGFCAMKAMSTNLDAATASRPFDLERDGFVLGEGAGSLIIEELNHALARGATIIAEIVGYGCTNDAYHITAPDESGAARCMKLAIEDAGLKPQDIGYINAHGTSTPLGDKNETNAIKTVFQKHAYELAVSSTKSMTGHLLGAAGAIEAIITASALKDGFLPPTINYKTKDQGCDLYYVPNEGKKAELSYALTNSFGFGGHNATLVLKAF; this is encoded by the coding sequence ATGAATAGACGTGTAGTTATTACAGGTATGGGGGCTGTATCTTCTTTAGGGTGTGGCGCAGATACACTCTGGAATTCAATCAAGCAGGGGAAATCTGGCATAAGTAGAATTGAGAGAATTGATGTATCCGATTTACCTACGCAAGTAGGAGCTGAAGTAAGGGATTTTGATGCCAATCAGTTTGTGGAGAAGAAGGAAATTAAAAGGTTGGATCGCTTTACACAATATGCCTTGGCTGCTACCCAAATGGCAGTTGAGGAAGCAAAAATAGATTTCGCGGCAGTAGATAAAGAGCGTGTCGGTGTAATTATCGGAACAGGCATTGGCGGTATCGAAACCATAGAAAATCAGCATAGCTTACTTTTAGAAAAAGGAACCAACAGAATTAGTCCCTTCTTGGTACCCATGATGCTGCCAAATATGGCTGCGGGCCTTGTTGCAATTAAATATGGCGCTAAGGGATTCACTGAATGTACTGTTTCAGCTTGCGCTTCATCGACCAATGCGATTGGTGATGCTTATAAAATCATTCAAAGAAATGCCGCTGATGTGATGATTGCTGGTGGAGCGGAGGCATCCATTACAAGATTAGCATTAGCAGGTTTTTGTGCAATGAAAGCCATGTCAACCAATCTGGATGCTGCCACAGCTTCTAGGCCTTTTGATTTAGAGCGAGATGGATTTGTACTAGGAGAAGGTGCAGGCAGCCTTATTATCGAAGAGTTAAATCATGCTTTAGCGCGAGGAGCTACTATTATTGCAGAAATTGTGGGGTATGGCTGTACGAATGATGCATATCATATTACTGCTCCTGATGAGAGTGGGGCCGCCCGATGTATGAAGTTAGCAATCGAGGATGCAGGGCTAAAGCCTCAGGATATTGGTTATATAAATGCCCATGGCACATCAACGCCATTAGGTGATAAGAATGAAACAAACGCAATAAAAACCGTTTTTCAAAAGCATGCATATGAGCTTGCGGTAAGTTCAACAAAATCCATGACGGGTCATTTATTAGGAGCAGCGGGAGCAATTGAGGCTATTATAACCGCTTCTGCTCTGAAAGATGGTTTTTTACCACCAACGATCAATTACAAAACAAAAGACCAGGGGTGTGATTTATATTATGTGCCCAACGAAGGGAAAAAGGCTGAATTATCTTATGCCTTGACAAACTCCTTTGGTTTTGGTGGGCATAATGCAACACTGGTTTTAAAAGCGTTTTAA
- a CDS encoding pyridoxamine 5'-phosphate oxidase family protein: MNKVIQFLTDNTTFYLATVDGDAPRVRPFGFVMNYKDKMYFCTSNQKNVYKQLKANPQFEVSTTSKTGEWLRLRGKAVFDTNKETKQAALDSAPFLSSMYSVDDPNFEVFYIENAEAKFYNRTGISETINF; encoded by the coding sequence ATGAATAAAGTGATTCAATTTCTAACTGACAACACAACATTCTACCTTGCCACGGTTGATGGTGATGCCCCAAGAGTACGGCCCTTCGGATTTGTTATGAACTATAAAGATAAGATGTATTTTTGTACTAGCAATCAAAAAAATGTATACAAGCAGCTAAAAGCAAATCCTCAATTTGAAGTGTCTACAACTTCAAAAACAGGGGAATGGTTACGTCTAAGAGGGAAAGCTGTTTTTGATACAAATAAGGAAACGAAACAAGCCGCATTGGACTCTGCCCCTTTTCTGAGTAGCATGTATAGTGTTGATGATCCAAATTTTGAAGTGTTTTATATTGAAAATGCAGAGGCCAAATTTTACAATAGGACGGGTATTTCTGAAACGATCAACTTTTAA
- a CDS encoding DMT family transporter — protein MNSIYYLLAFISGSVLTLQVGINGKLLHSLGSPVLTSFISFMVGTIGLGVIYVCAAFLGVQTVPSLQSFSLPSWWAWSGGILGAFYIFTVIFVAPKIGFANMFSLVVAGQIILAILFDHFGVLGNQIHSLTALKSVGVALLIAGVYLIQTN, from the coding sequence ATGAATTCAATCTATTATTTGTTGGCATTCATTTCGGGATCAGTGTTAACTTTGCAAGTTGGAATTAACGGGAAACTATTACATAGCCTTGGGAGTCCTGTGCTTACTTCATTTATCAGTTTTATGGTAGGTACTATTGGATTAGGGGTTATTTATGTGTGTGCTGCTTTTCTTGGGGTACAAACAGTACCCTCTTTACAGAGCTTTTCTCTTCCCAGCTGGTGGGCATGGAGCGGGGGGATATTGGGAGCATTTTATATTTTTACAGTTATTTTTGTTGCTCCGAAGATTGGATTTGCTAATATGTTTAGCCTAGTTGTTGCAGGGCAAATTATTCTGGCTATTTTGTTTGATCATTTTGGTGTGTTAGGAAACCAGATTCACAGTTTAACTGCGTTAAAATCGGTAGGTGTAGCTCTATTGATCGCTGGTGTATATTTAATTCAAACAAACTAG